A window of Aptenodytes patagonicus chromosome 1, bAptPat1.pri.cur, whole genome shotgun sequence genomic DNA:
GGGACAATCTTTCTCACAGCCAGAAGCAAACGCCCAGTGACCAGAACAAACCTCCCGTTATCTGCTACCGCTGTTACCAAGGTCTTGTTGCTGCAAAGCGTGCTGTGAGCGAAGTCATCGTAGAAACACacattttgttttgctattaGGGTCCTGGGGAGTTGGTTTATTGCAGCTGGTGGAAAGTTTTGTACAGGGAGGGCTCAAAGACCTCCCCTCATTTGAGGTGTGGAGTATCTACTCACATGGCATCATCTGAATGGTttagacagaagaaaaatgtcactttttgaTGCCATCTTCTAGCATTGGTGGATTGATGCTGTgtggggacatggacagtggaaAGATGAGATGATCCCAGTGCAAAGCGCTTGCAAGACGATGACCCAAGTCACTGGGCAGAATATTCAAAGCCAGAAGACTAAACCAGATGCTGTTTTCTACTATAGCAACAAGAGGTAGCAACCTGCTGAGACTCCTGTCTTGTGAAGGGAGCCAAAATCAGCATtaatagaggggggaaaaatgaaattatgtggTGATTAGAAGCAAAGGAAGACATAGACATCAGTTAAACAACACAATGATGCAGCATCCTTCTGCTAATGTGGTAACCATCAATGAGGATGGTGCTTAATTACTGGGGGGTACCTAGAATATCACTATATCCCAgatagccattaaaaaaaaaatcccatgcccACTTAAAATGTGACAGGGTTGAAACCGAGCAGCGTTCAATACTCGTGACTCAGTGCGGAAACTTCTCTGTGGCACATATTTTGCTGCAAGCGCTCTCAGCCTGGCAGTCTGGCACCGGGCGGCATGAGCATTTAACTCCTTCAACATTACTTTGGGGCTGCGAGTATTTGCTGCCATAGTGCCTTTCTAAACTGCCTAAGTTTGCCAGACGTGAGGATTTTGCCACTGTGTTACGCTGCAATGAAGAACGGACCCCAGCTGAGCCGCTCATCTCACGCCTGTGGTGCAGGGGGAAATTTTGGAAGTATGGAAGACGCGATGGGTAAGAGGTTCACCACTCCatcagcccagctgctggggaaaaggagaggtgggTGTCTGTGCAGGTGGGGAGATGGATGGAAAACCAGCGTCTGTGGGATACAGCAACGTGAGGCAGTTCTCCTGTAACTTGGCCATcaggtccctgcagagcaggTCCTCTTGGGTATCACCAAACAGGGGGGGCATTTCAGACGGCAAGATGTGGCTCGAACCAGgtgcagatcatagaatcatagaatcactgaggttggaaaagacctctaagatcatcgagtccaaccgtcaacccaacaccaccatgcccactaaaccatgtccccaagcacctcatctacacgtcttttaaatacctccagggatggggactccaccacttccctgggcagcctgttccaatgtttcaccactctttcagtaaagaaatttttccttacatccaatctaaacctcccctggcgcaacttgaggccgtttcctctcgtcctatcgcttgttacttgggagaagagaccgaccccacctcgctacaacctccttgcagggagttgtagagagcgatgaggtctcccctcagcctccttttctccaggctaaacagtcccagttccctcagccgctcctcataagacttgttctccagacccctcaccagcctcagaTGTTAAACCTTTGCTGCCTGTGACTGCTCCGGTCGTGGCTGAAGGCCTTTGCAAACACCCCCGACCTCGTGGAGGATGAcaccccagaaaaaaaataaataaatcacccTCCTCGTGCACCACCAGCCACCCAGCCTCAAGACGCGCCACGAAGGGGGGGAACCAGAGCCCCGTAAAAATGCAAAAGCACCGTTTTGGCTTGGGAGAGCCTCCCATACCCCTGCTGTAAGGCCTGGCTGGGGGCGGGCAGAGAGGCAGCTCCGGCCATGCCGGCAGAAGGAGGGACCGCgcgtccccccccggccccgccggccccccccttgcagcagcagcagggccggGCGCTCCCTGCCATTGGCGGGAGGCCGGGAGAGCTTTTTTCGgatcctccccttcctctccctccccaggcgTTTTTGAGAGGTTTTTCCCAACTTTCCAGAAGTTTCTCCCCGGCCCCTTATATACCCCCTCCGCGGGACGGCGAGGTGCACAGGGGAGCCGAGCAAAgcagcaccccagccccgcaccgcgcccgccccgccgcaggtAAGGGGGGGACGGGACCGGGGCAGCCCGGGCTCGCCGGACCGCTGCCATGCAGGGCTGCGGCCAAGCTGAGGTTGCAGCAGGCCGGGTGTTATTTTGGGGTCCTGCATGCTCTTGGCTGGCCCCATAGGGCAGGGAAGCCgggatgggggagggggggggttattgcagggggggggaaaggggggtgGATGGGGGGTAGGTTGCATTGGGGTGCGTTGGGACTGGGGACGTGTAGGGTACAGACCGCCCCACAAGCTGGCTCAGTTTTTGGAGAAGAGACATTAAAAGACGCCCACCGCCACCTCCAGTTTGTTAGACGGTTGCAGCAAAGCTGCACCCTGGTTTTACACCCAGGAGAAACTTTCAGGgggtgaagaaaaagaagagggggatAAGGGATGCACCAACTTGGTCCAAGTGGTCCCggagcagccctggctggagaaagcctccagcccctgctcctgcccagcctgggaGCCTCCGGGACCCTGGGCACCAGCCCAGCGCAGGAGGAAGAGCTCTCACTCCAGCCTCCCTGCGACAAGACTGACTAACCCTGTCCTTGTGCCTGTCTTAACAAAGTGTCACGTCCCTCTGCTGACATGGAAATGGCCTTTTGCTTGCATGCCTCCATCCTGCGGCTTTGTCTTGGTGATGGGAAAAACGCAGTCCTCGAAGGGGTGCGTGCCTCTGGAGGGGGTGCGTGCCTCTGGCTGGCTGTCGTGGGCGATGGGACCTCCAAATCCTGCCAGGAGAGCGGGTCCCCGACAGCCCCGAGGAGGTCTGCAGGATGCCACGTTGGCACAGGGCGTCCCCTTGCAGGGCTGGGCCGTACAAACACAAGAGAGGATGTTACCGGCTGCGCATTCCCCCACATTCCCTCTATTTTCACCCTGGGTTATGAATTCACCAATAATCTCAGCCGTAATCCAAGGATGGGCAAAATTTCTCTGTCTCGCCGCCACGGGATGCATCGCTCGTTGCAGCCCAGCGCGCCCGGCCAAATTTCTTGCCAGTCTCTGAAGTAATGAACCTTTTTTAAGCTGAGGATGTAAGCAGCATGGGCCGCCCGTTGCTTGCAAGAGAACTACTCCAtgtatctgttttctttcagaatgaaaaaggCAAACGTTGACCTCACTATGAAAGAGTTTCAAGGTATCTTTAGacataaaagggaagaaaaaaaaagaaaaaccctcagaTTTTAAATGCTTGCCACGCCCGATGCTGTCTGCACCTTAAAAGTGTGTCAAGGGCAGTTTTGAGCCTGTTGCACAAGTCTTTGCTTTTAGGTAGCCGGGATGGCTCTTCCTTTCAACGGGAGGCTTGCTCCCAAAAGGATTTTAGGATACAAATTGCCTCCCTCTCTGAGGCTACGTAATTCCCACTCTGGCAAAGGGTCCCTGGTGCAACTGCGCACGCTCTTTGCTTCGGGCTATGTGCGTGTTTCCTTCCATATGTAATCCCAGCGGGCCCTTCGCTTCCTGCTCTGTTTGCTTTAACCCTGAAGCTGCCCCGTTGCAGCCCTTTCTTGTCTCCGAATGCAAGGAGCGGCCTCTCAGGCTGGccaggagcagggtgggaggagaggatTGAGGAATGCAACTTCACTGTAGCCTTGGGCatgatgcagcctgtccaggaaAAGCTCGCTTTGGGCTTGGAGGAGGAATTTAAGCCCTGAGGATCTGCCATCAGGAAGGTTTGCTGTGAGCAGTGTGAAgtcgggagggagggagggtctgGGGTGAGGGTATAGCCTCGGAGGCAGGCGGGATGAGCTGCtttttggaaatatattttgctgcCTATTTAGTAGAGGAGTCCAAATAACTCACTTGGAGTAACCGTTCGCCCTTTAGACACACTGGTGCTCCAGACAGCTTTCAGGCACAGCGTTTAGGACTGCTCAGTCTGCAGATTTATCGAAGCTAGTAGCTCAGAGCCCTCACTGGGGATGGGTGCACCTACACTGTGATGAGATGCATCTACCTAATGCATGAACGTACTGGGAAGGGGCtctgctgggggaagggaggggtcCACCACCTTCCTCTGTCCCAGTACCTCCCCGGCAGGGCTGTACAGGCAGAACTAAGTCGGACAGAGCTGGACCAGTGTTGGATCTTCTCAAGGGGCCCCTCTGACTTAGCTTGGTGGAAGCTCACGTGCTCCATCTAGTGTCTAGAAAGCTGAGCATTTGGGTACCGAGCTGGGGTCCCCAGAGAGGACGATCCCTGCTGTACACTGACCGCGATAGCCCCTGGATCGACAGGCAGCACTGTGCTATGTGGCCCTTGGGCAGCAGAAACATCCCGCTTTTAGCTTTTCCTGACCAGGGCAGAGGTTTGACGTGCTACTCTGGGGACAGAAATATCTGTTGCTTCCATTCCCTGGCCCCTCCTTAAATAATTTACTGTACATGAACATATAGTAATGTAGTAAAATTGCTTAAAAAGGAAGCTTTCATTCAAAATGCACAGGCTCTGCATGCCAGAGTGCAGCCTGGACTCTTGAAGATTATTTGTTCCTCAGGGGAAAGCCCAGTGTGGACTTGGCATCGCTGTACCCCAAGTGAAGGGTTGATGCAGGCGCTCTGGCTATCACTGGCACCTAGGAGTGGGTTTCACTGGAAGAGCCCCTGGGGTCTCTGAATGCTCCAGGAAGGGCTTGAATCATGCTGACGGTGAGCTCTTCTTGCCCAACAGGTCCTCAGAGGTGTTGGGTGCTGCTGAAGCCATGCGGATTATTCTGGTGCTTGCTCTCTGCGGCCTCGCTGCAGCCGTGCCCTCGGAGGACAGGAAGCTGAGCGACAAGGCAACAACGCTGGCTGACCGCAGCACAACGCTGGCCTTCAACCTCTACCATGCCATGGCGAAAGACAAGAACATGGAGAACATCCTGCTGTCCCCCGTGGTCGTGGCCTCTTCCCTCGGCCTCGTGTCTCTCGGGGGCAAGGCCACAACCGCCTCCCAAGCCAAAGCAGTGCTCAGCGCAGACAAACTGAACGACGACTACGTGCACAGCGGGTTGTCCGAGCTCCTGAATGAGGTTAGCAACAGCACAGCCCGCAACGTCACCTGGAAGATCGGCAACCGCTTGTATGGCCCTGCCTCCATCAACTTCGCCGATGACTTTGTGAAGAACAGCAAGAAACACTACAACTACGAGCATTCCAAGATCAACTTCCGAGACAAGAGGAGTGCCCTGAAATCCATTAACGAGTGGGCAGCCCAGACCACGGATGGGAAACTCCCAGAGGTCACGAAAGACGTTGAGAAAACTGATGGGGCCCTCATTGTCAATGCCATGTTCTTCAAGCGTAAGTTCTACCTTCAGTTCTTGATACAAGTGACCCAAAGCCTAGCCTGAGCCAATACACAGCAGCCCAAATGGGAAGGTGAACAAATCCTAAGTCCACTGGAGGCATGCTCTTTTTCAGAGCAAGTAGTTAGGAATTGTGCATGAAATTACCACCCATTCCCTTTTCTTACAAGCTGAATTTCTCTCTCCTGTAGCTCACTGGGATGAGAAGTTCCATCATAAGATGGTGGACAACCGTGGCTTCATGGTGACCCGTTCCTACACTGTGGGAGTTCCCATGATGCATCGCACAGGTACGTTGTGAACCTCCTGCCCCATGTCAAGACCAACTGGAGTTAtgctcgctgctgctccgttaCCCGGTTTTCCACCAATTGCTTCCAAGATTGTTTTGCCTCATGGTCAATGAGTGAGAGAGAACAAAGCAGAGTGTGCTTGTTCTGCTGATTCAATCTGTCTGTGAGCAGAGAGAACCCATGTTTACTATTGGGTGCTTGGCTGTTAGGAATAAATCCTAGCTCATCACGCAAACGAGAGCCACAGTTTTGAGTTGTTGCCAACTCCAACAAGGCTGGGCTGGTTCCCAAAAGCGTTCAGACTCGCTTCCCTTGCTGGTCAGGGAAAGTCCAGGGTGAATTCACAACAAGGTTGTGGGTAGCTTTGCCTCTGCTCCACATCTCACCATTTCCCACTTCTGATTTCAAGGTCTCTACAATTACTATGATGATGAGACAGAGAAGCTCCAGGTGGTAGAGATGCCACTTGCTCACAAGCTCTCCAGCATGATCTTTATCATGCCAAACCATGTGGAGCCTCTGGAGAGGGTTGAGAAACTGCTGAACAGGGAGCAGCTAAAGGCCTGGGCTGGCAAGATGAAGAAGAGATCAGTGGCCATCTCGCTGCCTAAAGTCATCCTGGAAGTCAGCCACGACCTTCAGGTAAAGGAGGtccttaaagaaaacagttgGGCCTCACAGTTCtttggggtgggagaggagaTAGTGCCATGATGGGTTATCTCTGCCCGTCATCCTTTTTCCAGCGGCTAGTCTAACCATAGCTGGAAAGGATTGCACTGTGT
This region includes:
- the SERPINH1 gene encoding serpin H1, with the translated sequence MRIILVLALCGLAAAVPSEDRKLSDKATTLADRSTTLAFNLYHAMAKDKNMENILLSPVVVASSLGLVSLGGKATTASQAKAVLSADKLNDDYVHSGLSELLNEVSNSTARNVTWKIGNRLYGPASINFADDFVKNSKKHYNYEHSKINFRDKRSALKSINEWAAQTTDGKLPEVTKDVEKTDGALIVNAMFFKPHWDEKFHHKMVDNRGFMVTRSYTVGVPMMHRTGLYNYYDDETEKLQVVEMPLAHKLSSMIFIMPNHVEPLERVEKLLNREQLKAWAGKMKKRSVAISLPKVILEVSHDLQKHLADLGLTEAIDKTKADLSKISGKKDLYLSNVFHAAALEWDTEGNPYDADIYGREEMRNPKLFYADHPFIFMIKDSKTNSILFIGRLVRPKGDKMRDEL